From the Pseudomonas baltica genome, one window contains:
- a CDS encoding LysR substrate-binding domain-containing protein codes for MQSLNLRQIEVFRAVMITGSINGAAQLLLVSQPAVSRMLSHTEARIGFQLFERVKGRLYPSPEARRLFTDVESVYRDIQRVNTTLHDLVQQRHGVLRIASSPSLGHQMVPDAIAAFRRCNTDIRVSLECLRHVLLRDRLLDQQADLGISLFPIDHPNLRAVPLSDIRVLMVCPAGHELTRVPADELPQALAAAPFVGYPSDTPFFSFVKPAFERVGLAYRPDIDVDSPHHACALVKNGAGFAVVDEISWRASGTERMAVLPILIDERLTVSLVHLRREPLAQLAQTFVEQLRGTLSDSGFELF; via the coding sequence ATGCAGTCGCTCAACCTGCGCCAGATCGAAGTGTTCCGCGCGGTGATGATCACCGGTTCCATCAACGGCGCCGCGCAATTATTGCTGGTCTCGCAACCTGCAGTCAGCCGCATGCTCTCGCACACCGAGGCGCGCATCGGCTTTCAGTTGTTCGAGCGGGTCAAGGGGCGGCTGTACCCATCGCCCGAGGCGCGCCGGTTGTTCACTGACGTCGAATCGGTGTACCGCGACATCCAGCGGGTCAACACCACGCTGCATGATCTGGTCCAGCAACGCCACGGCGTACTGCGTATCGCCAGCAGCCCCAGCCTGGGGCATCAAATGGTCCCGGATGCCATCGCCGCCTTCCGCCGGTGCAATACCGATATCCGCGTCAGCCTCGAATGCCTGCGCCATGTGCTGCTGCGCGATCGCTTGCTCGATCAGCAGGCCGACCTGGGCATCTCGTTATTCCCCATCGATCATCCGAATCTGCGCGCCGTGCCGCTGAGCGATATTCGCGTGCTGATGGTCTGTCCGGCGGGCCATGAGCTGACGCGTGTGCCGGCCGACGAACTGCCCCAGGCCCTGGCCGCCGCGCCCTTTGTCGGCTATCCATCGGACACGCCATTCTTCAGTTTCGTCAAGCCGGCGTTCGAGCGTGTGGGCCTGGCTTACCGACCGGACATCGACGTCGACTCGCCGCATCACGCCTGCGCACTGGTCAAGAACGGCGCCGGTTTCGCGGTGGTCGACGAGATTTCCTGGCGCGCCTCGGGCACCGAGCGCATGGCCGTGCTGCCCATTTTGATCGACGAGCGCTTGACGGTCAGCCTGGTGCATCTGCGTCGCGAACCCCTCGCGCAGCTGGCCCAGACCTTCGTGGAGCAGCTGCGCGGTACCCTGAGCGACAGCGGGTTCGAACTCTTTTGA
- a CDS encoding ABC transporter permease, with translation MSKPVSLSLPAPRRRLITLPRMPWTSALALVVLVLIIAMAVFAPWIANHDPIALAPAMRLKPPSAEFWLGTDAYGRDLFSRIVYGARISLTVGVGVTVLSILIGLPLGLIAGYFRGLDALLMRIMDGLMAIPGILLAIAIVSLSSAGIWTVMIAIMVPEIPQVVRLVRARVLSTREEPYVEAALLMGTSTFKILTRHLMPNTLAPLIVQGTYICASAILTESILSFLGAGIGTEIPTWGNIIAEGRVYFQLKPSLVLWAGLALSLCILSINLLGDAARDALDPRMQQRGKA, from the coding sequence ATGAGCAAACCCGTTTCCCTGAGCCTGCCAGCACCCAGGCGTCGCCTGATCACCTTGCCGCGCATGCCGTGGACTTCTGCGCTGGCCTTGGTGGTGCTGGTGCTGATCATCGCCATGGCGGTCTTTGCGCCCTGGATCGCCAACCACGACCCCATCGCCTTGGCGCCGGCCATGCGCCTCAAGCCGCCCAGTGCCGAGTTCTGGCTGGGTACCGACGCCTATGGCCGCGATCTGTTTTCGCGCATCGTCTATGGCGCGCGCATCTCGCTCACCGTGGGCGTCGGCGTCACCGTGCTGAGCATCCTTATCGGCTTGCCGCTGGGGCTGATCGCCGGTTATTTCCGCGGCCTGGACGCGCTGTTGATGCGGATCATGGACGGGCTGATGGCGATCCCCGGAATCTTGCTGGCGATCGCTATCGTGTCCCTCAGCAGTGCCGGGATCTGGACCGTGATGATCGCCATCATGGTGCCCGAAATCCCCCAGGTGGTGCGCCTGGTGCGCGCGCGGGTGCTGTCGACGCGCGAAGAACCCTACGTCGAGGCCGCCCTGTTGATGGGCACCTCGACGTTCAAGATTCTCACCCGCCACCTGATGCCCAACACCTTGGCGCCGCTGATCGTGCAGGGCACTTACATCTGCGCATCGGCGATCCTTACGGAATCGATCCTGTCGTTCCTCGGCGCCGGCATCGGCACCGAAATCCCCACCTGGGGCAACATCATTGCCGAGGGTCGGGTGTACTTCCAGCTCAAGCCGTCACTAGTGCTGTGGGCCGGACTGGCGCTGTCGTTGTGCATCCTGTCGATCAACCTGCTGGGCGACGCCGCACGCGATGCGCTCGACCCCCGTATGCAGCAAAGGGGCAAGGCATGA
- a CDS encoding N-carbamoyl-D-amino-acid hydrolase → MREIIIGGAQLGAIQKADSRASVVQRMLVLLEQARQQGCELVVFPELALTTFFPRWFMPDQAQVDTWFEAQMPSDTTRPLFDFSREHGIAISFGYAELTPEGQHFNTSIITDRQGNIVGKYRKVHLPGHVEFDTTRDFQHLEKRYFLPGDLGFPTWESQGAVMGMCICNDRRWPETYRVMGLQGVELITLGYNTPSINSQKRGEGEEHRLFHSELCMQAGAYQNATWVVGVAKAGVEDGFPLMGGSVIVDPNGFVVARAQGQGDELIVHACDMDLCNFGKTTIFDFARHRRIEHYGIITRQTGVQRP, encoded by the coding sequence ATGCGCGAAATCATCATCGGCGGCGCTCAACTGGGCGCCATCCAGAAGGCCGATTCCAGGGCCTCAGTGGTCCAGCGTATGCTGGTGCTGCTGGAGCAGGCGCGCCAACAAGGCTGCGAACTGGTGGTGTTTCCGGAGCTGGCGCTGACGACGTTTTTCCCGCGCTGGTTCATGCCTGATCAGGCGCAAGTCGACACCTGGTTCGAAGCCCAGATGCCCAGCGACACGACTCGCCCGCTGTTCGATTTTTCCCGTGAGCATGGCATCGCCATCTCCTTCGGCTATGCCGAGCTGACCCCCGAAGGGCAGCACTTCAACACCTCCATCATCACCGACCGGCAAGGCAACATCGTCGGCAAATACCGCAAGGTGCACCTGCCTGGGCATGTCGAATTCGACACCACGCGGGATTTTCAGCATCTGGAAAAACGCTATTTTCTGCCCGGCGACCTGGGCTTCCCGACCTGGGAAAGCCAAGGCGCCGTGATGGGCATGTGCATCTGCAACGACCGCCGCTGGCCGGAGACCTATCGGGTCATGGGCCTGCAAGGCGTCGAGCTGATCACTTTGGGCTACAACACGCCGTCGATCAATTCGCAAAAGCGTGGCGAAGGTGAAGAGCACAGGCTGTTCCATTCCGAGCTGTGCATGCAGGCAGGGGCTTACCAGAATGCGACCTGGGTGGTCGGCGTGGCCAAGGCCGGGGTCGAGGACGGTTTTCCGTTGATGGGTGGCAGCGTGATTGTCGACCCCAATGGTTTCGTGGTGGCCAGAGCGCAAGGGCAGGGCGATGAACTGATCGTGCATGCCTGTGACATGGACCTGTGCAACTTCGGCAAAACCACGATCTTCGATTTCGCCCGCCACCGACGCATCGAACACTACGGCATCATTACCCGTCAGACGGGCGTGCAACGCCCCTGA
- a CDS encoding DUF3833 domain-containing protein, with translation MRPLLLSVVVLLLSACGNVPVEHYRDETPRLDLPHFFTGQLQASGIFQKRSGEVAKRFRVDINGHMQGPNLILDERFVYSDGTRQQRTWTLVPTGNGHWQGTAGDVIGVAEGQVSGNTLHWKYTLDLEVDGTRHPVQLDDWMFLMDDNTLVNRSYMSKFGVEVGQISLFFTRATAAPAR, from the coding sequence ATGCGCCCATTACTGCTGTCAGTCGTCGTTTTGCTCTTATCCGCATGCGGCAACGTCCCGGTTGAGCACTACCGCGACGAAACCCCACGCCTCGACCTGCCGCACTTCTTCACCGGCCAGTTGCAAGCCAGCGGGATCTTTCAGAAACGCTCCGGCGAGGTGGCCAAGCGCTTCAGGGTCGATATCAACGGCCACATGCAAGGCCCCAACCTGATCCTCGACGAGCGCTTCGTCTACAGCGACGGCACCAGACAGCAACGTACCTGGACCCTGGTGCCTACCGGTAATGGCCACTGGCAGGGCACAGCGGGCGATGTGATCGGTGTCGCCGAAGGGCAGGTGTCCGGCAATACCCTGCATTGGAAGTACACCTTGGACTTGGAAGTCGACGGCACCCGGCATCCAGTGCAGCTGGATGACTGGATGTTCTTGATGGATGACAACACACTGGTCAACCGTTCGTATATGTCGAAGTTCGGGGTGGAGGTGGGGCAGATCAGTTTGTTCTTTACGCGGGCGACCGCAGCGCCAGCGCGCTAG
- a CDS encoding ABC transporter permease — MLGYFLRRVLAAVPVMLVVALFVFLLLRLSPGDPAAIIAGDMASPEQLAAIRQNLGLDQPLYRQFFVWIWQLLHGDFSTSLMAHTAVLNMIGQRLEPTLSLALVSILFTILISVPLGVLAAWKHGSWIDNLVMSTSVLGFSIPVFVIGYGLITVFALDLKWLPVQGFRSLGDGLVPFAQRIVLPALTLSSVYVALVARMTRASMLEVLGEDYIRTARAKGLSEVHVLFRHALRNAMIPILTVIGTGFALMISGVVVTESVFNIPGLGRLIVDAVLARDYPVIQGMILLTSGVYVVINLLIDLSYAVSDPRIRY; from the coding sequence ATGCTGGGTTATTTTTTGCGACGTGTGCTGGCGGCAGTCCCGGTGATGCTGGTGGTCGCACTGTTCGTGTTCCTGCTGCTGCGCCTGTCGCCCGGTGATCCTGCGGCGATCATCGCCGGTGACATGGCCAGCCCCGAGCAACTGGCAGCCATTCGCCAGAACCTCGGCCTCGACCAGCCGCTGTACCGGCAGTTTTTCGTGTGGATCTGGCAGCTACTGCACGGTGATTTCAGCACCTCGCTGATGGCCCATACAGCAGTGCTGAACATGATCGGTCAGCGCCTGGAGCCGACCCTGAGCCTGGCGTTGGTGTCGATCCTGTTCACCATTCTCATTTCGGTGCCGCTGGGCGTGCTGGCGGCGTGGAAACACGGCAGCTGGATCGACAACCTGGTGATGTCGACCTCGGTGCTGGGCTTTTCGATTCCGGTGTTCGTGATCGGCTACGGGCTGATCACAGTGTTCGCCCTGGACCTCAAGTGGTTGCCGGTACAAGGCTTTCGCAGCCTGGGCGATGGCCTGGTGCCGTTCGCGCAACGGATCGTGTTGCCGGCCCTGACGCTGTCCTCGGTCTACGTGGCGCTGGTGGCGCGCATGACCCGCGCGAGCATGCTCGAAGTGCTCGGTGAAGATTACATCCGCACCGCCCGCGCCAAGGGCTTGAGCGAGGTGCACGTGTTGTTTCGCCACGCGCTGCGCAACGCGATGATCCCGATCCTCACGGTCATCGGCACCGGCTTTGCGCTGATGATTTCCGGGGTGGTGGTCACCGAAAGCGTGTTCAACATTCCAGGCTTGGGCCGGCTGATCGTCGACGCCGTGCTGGCCCGCGACTATCCCGTGATTCAAGGCATGATCCTGCTGACCAGCGGTGTGTATGTCGTCATCAATCTGCTGATCGACCTGTCGTACGCGGTCAGCGATCCGCGCATCCGTTACTGA
- a CDS encoding ABC transporter ATP-binding protein: MSDQFSDTLQVENLCVNSADGTPILQDISFHIRAGETLCLVGESGSGKSVTSLTTLGLLPKGALSAASGRILLDGEDVLQVSNARLKALRGSRMAMIFQEPMTALNPVLSVGRQIDEVLQTHTVLGAAERRVQVMNALTQVHLPDIERIYAAYPHQLSGGQRQRIMIAMALVLEPRLLIADEPTTALDVTTQQQILKLIRELQQKHGTAVLFITHDMGVVVDIADRVCVMRQGRIVESGSVAEVLSKPREDYTKALLAAVPGLAPRAARSAVNSQQVVLDVSELGKVYPPAGGAWRWFGKPREGTRAVHEVSFTLKRGRTLGIVGESGSGKSTVARCVMRLLAPTHGAIRVTGKDISELSAHSLKPHRKRIQMIFQDPNRSLNPRLSIGKSLVEGPMNHGVSFAQAWARAQELLELVGLPTDAIERFPHQFSGGQRQRIAIARALAMEPDVIVADEAVSALDVSVQAQVLELLQAIQQRMGVAILFITHDLRVAAQLCDDVLVMHRGQVIEYGPAAAVLGDPQQPYTQQLMDAVPGKGWDFAAGQRI; the protein is encoded by the coding sequence ATGAGCGATCAGTTCAGCGACACCCTGCAGGTCGAAAACCTCTGCGTGAACAGCGCCGACGGCACGCCGATCCTGCAGGATATTTCGTTCCATATCCGTGCCGGGGAAACCCTGTGTCTGGTAGGCGAGAGCGGGTCGGGCAAGTCGGTGACGTCACTGACGACCCTCGGCCTGTTGCCCAAGGGCGCGCTGAGCGCCGCCAGCGGGCGGATCCTGCTGGACGGCGAAGACGTGCTGCAGGTCAGCAATGCTCGGCTCAAGGCATTGCGCGGCAGCCGCATGGCGATGATCTTTCAGGAGCCGATGACAGCCCTCAATCCGGTCCTCAGCGTGGGGCGGCAGATCGACGAAGTGCTGCAGACCCACACCGTGCTGGGCGCCGCCGAGCGTCGCGTGCAGGTGATGAATGCGCTGACCCAGGTGCACCTGCCGGACATCGAGCGCATCTACGCGGCCTATCCGCACCAGCTCAGTGGCGGCCAGCGCCAGCGGATCATGATCGCCATGGCACTGGTCCTCGAGCCACGCTTGCTGATCGCCGACGAGCCGACCACGGCGCTGGACGTCACTACGCAGCAGCAGATCCTCAAGCTGATCCGCGAGCTGCAGCAAAAACACGGTACGGCGGTGCTGTTCATCACCCATGACATGGGCGTGGTGGTGGACATCGCCGACCGCGTGTGCGTGATGCGCCAGGGCCGTATCGTCGAGTCCGGCAGCGTGGCAGAGGTACTCTCCAAGCCCCGTGAGGACTACACCAAAGCCCTGCTGGCGGCGGTACCGGGCCTGGCGCCGCGTGCGGCGCGCAGCGCGGTCAACAGCCAGCAAGTGGTGCTCGACGTCAGCGAACTGGGCAAGGTCTATCCGCCAGCAGGGGGCGCGTGGCGCTGGTTCGGCAAGCCCCGTGAAGGGACTCGGGCGGTGCATGAGGTGTCCTTCACCCTCAAGCGTGGCCGCACCCTGGGTATCGTCGGCGAAAGCGGCTCGGGCAAATCCACTGTGGCGCGCTGCGTGATGCGCCTGCTGGCACCGACCCATGGCGCAATCCGCGTCACCGGCAAGGATATTTCCGAGTTGTCGGCGCATAGCCTCAAGCCCCATCGCAAGCGCATCCAGATGATTTTCCAGGACCCTAATCGCTCGCTCAATCCACGCCTGAGCATCGGCAAGAGCCTGGTCGAGGGGCCGATGAACCATGGTGTCTCCTTCGCGCAGGCCTGGGCGCGTGCTCAGGAACTGCTGGAGCTGGTGGGGCTGCCTACCGACGCCATCGAGCGCTTTCCACATCAGTTTTCCGGTGGCCAGCGCCAGCGCATCGCTATTGCCCGCGCCCTGGCCATGGAGCCGGACGTGATCGTCGCCGACGAGGCCGTTTCGGCGCTCGATGTTTCGGTGCAGGCGCAAGTGCTGGAGTTGCTGCAAGCCATTCAACAGCGCATGGGTGTGGCCATTCTGTTCATCACCCACGACCTGCGCGTTGCCGCGCAATTGTGTGACGACGTGCTGGTCATGCACCGCGGGCAGGTCATCGAGTACGGCCCGGCGGCGGCTGTACTCGGCGATCCGCAGCAGCCCTATACCCAGCAGTTGATGGACGCGGTGCCCGGCAAGGGCTGGGATTTTGCAGCAGGCCAGAGGATTTGA
- the deoA gene encoding thymidine phosphorylase, with translation MWLAQEVIRRKRDGGVLDADDIRRFVAGISDSSLSEGQVAAFAMAVLLKGMNIEERIALTAAMRDSGQVLHWDLPGPVVDKHSTGGVGDMISLPLAPLLAACGCFVPMISGRGLGHTGGTLDKLESIPGYDCQPSLERFRQIVAEVGCAIIGQTADLAPADKRLYAIRDMTGTVESLDLITASILSKKLAAGLDVLVMDVKTGNGAFMAQAEDAAKLARSIADVANGAGVRTTALVTDMNQPLARSAGNGLEVAEAVALLQGEVRSPRLWELTLSLAEQALMLAGLAATEAQARAQLLEVWRSGAALQRFGQMIAALGGPQDFIHSPQHYLPAAAFSRPVWAEHSGTVSAVDTRAVGMAVVELGGGRRRPQDQVDPAVGFSELRFIGEQVDDTQPLGWVHGQTADAVERATLALQAAYRIGAAAQISTPLVAERIVALRP, from the coding sequence ATGTGGCTTGCTCAGGAAGTGATTCGCCGCAAACGTGATGGGGGCGTGCTCGACGCCGACGATATCCGTCGTTTCGTCGCCGGCATCAGCGACTCGAGCCTCAGCGAAGGCCAGGTCGCTGCGTTCGCCATGGCGGTACTGCTCAAAGGCATGAACATCGAAGAGCGCATCGCCCTGACTGCGGCAATGCGCGACTCCGGCCAGGTGCTGCACTGGGACCTGCCAGGGCCGGTGGTGGACAAGCATTCCACCGGCGGCGTGGGCGACATGATCAGCTTGCCGCTCGCGCCATTGCTGGCGGCCTGCGGCTGTTTTGTGCCGATGATTTCCGGACGCGGGCTTGGGCACACCGGCGGCACCCTCGACAAACTGGAGAGCATTCCCGGTTACGACTGCCAGCCGAGCCTGGAGCGCTTTCGCCAGATCGTTGCCGAGGTGGGCTGCGCGATCATCGGCCAGACCGCCGACCTGGCACCGGCCGACAAGCGCCTGTACGCCATTCGCGACATGACCGGCACGGTCGAGTCGCTGGACTTGATCACTGCGTCGATCCTCTCGAAAAAACTCGCCGCCGGCCTCGACGTGCTGGTGATGGACGTCAAGACCGGCAACGGCGCGTTCATGGCCCAGGCCGAGGACGCTGCCAAGCTGGCTCGCAGCATTGCCGACGTGGCCAATGGCGCGGGCGTGCGCACCACGGCGCTGGTGACCGACATGAACCAGCCGCTGGCGCGCAGTGCCGGTAACGGCCTGGAAGTCGCCGAGGCGGTGGCGTTGCTGCAAGGGGAGGTGCGCAGCCCGCGGCTGTGGGAGCTGACCCTCAGCCTGGCCGAGCAGGCATTGATGCTGGCCGGGCTGGCGGCCACCGAAGCGCAGGCGCGGGCACAGTTGCTAGAGGTGTGGCGCAGCGGCGCGGCGCTGCAGCGCTTTGGGCAAATGATCGCGGCACTGGGCGGGCCGCAAGACTTCATCCACTCTCCCCAGCACTACCTGCCAGCGGCGGCCTTCAGCAGGCCGGTGTGGGCCGAGCACAGCGGCACGGTGAGCGCTGTCGACACTCGCGCCGTCGGCATGGCGGTGGTCGAACTGGGCGGCGGACGGCGTCGCCCGCAGGACCAGGTCGACCCTGCGGTGGGTTTCAGCGAGCTGCGTTTTATCGGTGAACAGGTCGATGACACTCAGCCGCTGGGCTGGGTCCACGGGCAAACAGCGGACGCCGTGGAGCGGGCCACGCTAGCGCTGCAAGCGGCCTATCGTATCGGCGCGGCGGCGCAAATCAGCACGCCGCTGGTGGCCGAGCGGATCGTCGCCCTCAGGCCCTGA
- a CDS encoding D-amino-acid transaminase gives MRSLYLNGAFVPEDEAKISVFDRGFMFADAIYEVTAVLHGKLVDFDLHLARLARSLAEMALALPLDNAQLLAIHRELIERNALHEGLVYLQVSRGTEDRNFLYPPAGSPPTVVLYTQAKVVLESPLAKRGMNIIGLPDLRWGRSDIKTTQLLYACMAKEQAKAQGADDAWLVKDGFVTEGTSNNAFIITHDGAVVTRELSRALLPGITRGALIALVKEHDLRLEERAYTLEEAQNAAEAFITSSTSFVYPVVTIDGHAVGDGKPGVLTQRLRQLYIDHALAVIA, from the coding sequence ATGCGCAGCCTGTACTTGAATGGGGCGTTCGTCCCCGAAGACGAAGCGAAGATTTCGGTCTTCGACCGCGGCTTCATGTTCGCCGATGCGATCTATGAAGTGACCGCAGTGCTGCACGGCAAGCTGGTGGACTTCGATCTGCATCTGGCGCGCCTGGCGCGGTCACTGGCTGAGATGGCGCTGGCGTTGCCGCTCGACAATGCGCAGTTGCTGGCGATCCATCGCGAGCTGATCGAACGCAACGCCCTGCACGAAGGCCTGGTGTACCTGCAGGTCAGCCGTGGCACCGAAGACCGCAACTTCCTTTATCCGCCCGCCGGTAGCCCGCCGACGGTGGTGCTTTATACCCAGGCCAAAGTGGTGCTCGAAAGCCCCCTGGCCAAACGTGGCATGAACATCATCGGCCTGCCTGACTTGCGCTGGGGCCGCAGCGATATCAAGACCACGCAGTTGCTCTACGCCTGCATGGCCAAGGAGCAGGCCAAGGCCCAGGGCGCCGATGATGCCTGGTTGGTGAAAGACGGCTTCGTCACGGAGGGCACTTCCAACAACGCCTTTATCATTACTCACGACGGCGCGGTCGTGACGCGCGAGCTGTCCCGCGCCTTGTTGCCCGGCATCACCCGTGGCGCGCTGATCGCGCTGGTCAAGGAGCACGACTTGCGCCTTGAAGAGCGCGCCTACACCCTTGAAGAGGCGCAAAACGCCGCCGAGGCGTTCATCACCTCGAGCACGTCATTCGTCTACCCAGTGGTCACCATCGACGGTCACGCCGTGGGCGATGGCAAACCCGGCGTGCTCACGCAACGCCTGCGCCAGCTGTACATCGACCATGCGCTTGCGGTGATCGCCTGA
- a CDS encoding ABC transporter substrate-binding protein has product MQARQSRPLIAKLLLPLGLAAALTAPFVLAAEKTLHVVMSSSLRVLDPIATTAQITRNHAYMIYDTLIGMDEHFTPQPQMADWTVSADGLTYTFTLRDGLLWHDGKAVTATDCVASLKRWAHFDVGGQLMMKYTSSIVATNDKTITLTLAKPFGYVLQLLAKPSSVAAFMMPERVANIPDGQTITDYTGSGPYKFVAKEFDPGNRVVYEKFEQYVPRKEPASGTAGGKVVKVDRVEWINMPDRMTAINALSSGDVDFIEQLPIDLLPMVQADPNLKTGVLSKLGNMTGGRMNFLYPPFNNPDIRRAALLALNQKDVLDALVGNPEYYRQCASVFGCGTPLETQAGGESLTSGGNLEAARALLKKAGYDGTPVVIMQPTDVPSQAPQPVVAAQALRKAGFVVDLQPMDWQTLISRRANQNPPAQGGWNLFFTYWNAETIWNPVVNPMLDGGGQKGAWFGWPTDAQMNQLRVDFVTATNPAKQKAIAVEIQQRAMDQVSYIPLGQYNDVAAWNNHVSHWVAGPSTVFWNVEKTD; this is encoded by the coding sequence ATGCAAGCACGTCAATCCCGTCCCCTGATCGCCAAGCTGTTGTTACCCCTCGGCCTGGCCGCCGCCCTCACTGCGCCGTTCGTCCTGGCCGCAGAAAAAACCCTGCACGTGGTGATGTCCTCCTCCTTGCGCGTACTCGATCCCATCGCCACCACGGCGCAGATCACCCGCAACCACGCCTACATGATCTACGACACCTTGATCGGCATGGACGAGCATTTCACCCCGCAGCCGCAGATGGCCGACTGGACTGTTTCGGCGGATGGCCTGACGTACACCTTCACACTGCGCGACGGCCTGCTGTGGCACGACGGCAAAGCGGTGACCGCCACTGATTGCGTGGCCTCGCTCAAGCGCTGGGCGCACTTCGATGTCGGTGGTCAATTGATGATGAAGTACACCTCAAGCATCGTCGCCACCAACGACAAGACCATTACGCTGACCCTCGCCAAACCCTTCGGTTATGTCTTGCAGTTGCTCGCCAAACCATCGTCCGTGGCGGCGTTCATGATGCCCGAGCGCGTCGCCAACATCCCGGATGGCCAGACCATCACCGACTACACCGGCTCGGGTCCCTATAAGTTCGTGGCCAAGGAGTTCGACCCCGGCAACCGCGTCGTCTACGAAAAATTCGAGCAGTACGTGCCGCGCAAGGAACCGGCCAGCGGTACGGCGGGCGGCAAGGTGGTCAAGGTCGATCGCGTCGAGTGGATCAACATGCCCGACCGCATGACCGCGATCAACGCGCTGTCGTCCGGCGATGTGGATTTCATCGAGCAGCTGCCCATCGATCTGCTGCCGATGGTGCAGGCCGATCCGAACCTCAAGACCGGCGTACTGAGCAAGTTGGGCAACATGACCGGCGGGCGAATGAACTTCCTGTATCCACCGTTCAACAACCCCGATATTCGGCGCGCGGCCTTGCTGGCGCTGAACCAGAAGGACGTCCTCGATGCGCTGGTCGGCAACCCCGAGTATTACCGCCAGTGCGCGTCGGTGTTCGGTTGCGGCACCCCGCTGGAAACCCAGGCGGGCGGCGAATCGCTGACCAGCGGCGGCAACCTTGAGGCGGCCCGCGCACTGCTGAAAAAGGCCGGCTACGACGGCACTCCCGTGGTGATCATGCAGCCCACCGATGTGCCGAGCCAGGCGCCACAACCGGTGGTCGCGGCCCAGGCGTTGCGCAAGGCTGGCTTCGTGGTCGATCTGCAACCCATGGACTGGCAGACGTTGATCTCGCGTCGCGCCAACCAGAATCCGCCCGCCCAGGGTGGCTGGAACCTGTTCTTCACCTATTGGAACGCCGAGACCATCTGGAACCCGGTGGTCAATCCAATGCTCGACGGTGGCGGGCAGAAGGGCGCGTGGTTCGGCTGGCCGACCGATGCGCAGATGAACCAGCTGCGGGTCGATTTCGTGACCGCTACCAACCCGGCCAAACAGAAGGCCATCGCCGTCGAAATCCAGCAGCGCGCCATGGATCAGGTGAGCTATATCCCGCTGGGTCAGTACAACGATGTCGCCGCCTGGAACAACCACGTCAGCCACTGGGTGGCGGGGCCGTCCACGGTGTTCTGGAACGTCGAGAAAACCGACTGA